From Chelatococcus sp. YT9, a single genomic window includes:
- a CDS encoding amino acid ABC transporter permease, giving the protein MSMLVTPQPYLRQTQVDPEPPPALVSGPIAWVRAHLLSSPLNIAMTVITLYLAYLIFMPLIKFALIDAVWTGQDREACLAGPGGGEVGACWAYVGAKLSYFIYGSYPWEQRWRVDIFFVLTAIGVVWMLWLDAPRRNLGAIYFFIVYPIVSFILLSGWNAVGLSTVDTSLWGGILVTLIVSIVGIVFSLPFGVVLALGRRSALPAIRLASVIFIEVIRGVPLITVLFMANTMLPLFLPGNMTPDRLLRPLVGVAIFAAAYMAEVVRGGLQAIPKGQYEGAMSLGLGYWTMMRLVVLPQALRIVIPGIVNVFIALFKDTTLVSIVGIFDLLRTIEATLTDPTWSTPTTRFSGYAFAAVFYFIFCFGMSRYSLAIERRFARGHKR; this is encoded by the coding sequence ATGTCGATGCTTGTGACCCCACAGCCCTATCTTCGTCAGACCCAGGTGGATCCGGAGCCGCCGCCCGCGCTGGTCAGCGGACCGATTGCCTGGGTGCGTGCCCACCTGTTGTCGTCACCGCTCAACATCGCAATGACGGTGATAACGCTCTATCTCGCGTATCTCATCTTCATGCCCTTGATCAAATTCGCGCTGATCGACGCGGTATGGACAGGGCAGGATCGTGAAGCTTGCCTGGCGGGCCCCGGCGGAGGCGAGGTCGGCGCCTGCTGGGCCTATGTGGGAGCAAAGCTCAGCTATTTCATCTACGGCTCCTACCCCTGGGAGCAGCGCTGGCGAGTCGATATCTTCTTCGTGCTCACGGCGATCGGCGTCGTCTGGATGCTTTGGCTCGACGCTCCACGGCGCAACCTGGGCGCCATCTATTTCTTCATCGTTTACCCGATCGTGTCGTTCATCCTGCTCAGCGGCTGGAATGCCGTCGGTCTGAGCACCGTCGACACGTCGCTCTGGGGCGGCATCCTCGTCACCTTGATCGTGTCGATCGTCGGCATCGTGTTCTCGCTGCCCTTCGGCGTGGTGCTTGCGCTTGGCCGACGGTCGGCGTTACCGGCGATCAGGCTGGCCAGTGTCATCTTCATCGAGGTAATCCGCGGCGTGCCGCTGATTACCGTGCTGTTCATGGCCAACACCATGCTGCCTCTGTTTCTGCCGGGCAACATGACGCCGGACAGATTGCTGCGCCCACTGGTGGGCGTGGCGATCTTCGCCGCCGCCTATATGGCGGAGGTCGTGCGCGGCGGACTGCAGGCGATCCCGAAGGGGCAATACGAGGGCGCGATGTCGCTCGGCCTCGGCTATTGGACGATGATGCGCCTGGTGGTGCTTCCGCAGGCCCTGCGCATCGTGATCCCCGGCATCGTCAATGTGTTCATCGCGCTTTTCAAGGACACGACGCTCGTTTCCATCGTCGGCATCTTTGATCTCCTGCGTACCATTGAAGCCACGTTGACGGACCCTACCTGGAGCACGCCCACGACCCGTTTCTCGGGTTACGCCTTCGCTGCGGTGTTCTATTTTATCTTCTGTTTCGGTATGTCTCGCTATTCGCTCGCGATCGAACGGCGCTTCGCGAGGGGACACAAG
- a CDS encoding amino acid ABC transporter permease — MSSADVSGPKRGSLINDPKIRGFIYQFVLVAVLAFLVYGAASNAIENLRAARIASGFGFLSQPAGFDVNQKLIPFSSSGSTYADAFFVGLLNTLLVAAIAVVLATILGFAIGVARLSQNWIVAKLAAVYVECVRNVPLLLQLFIWYNAVLKPLPGPRQSLELGAGTYLNSRGLFIPQPLFGERFAWVWISLAVAITGAYLFHRWAHRQQLATGRQYPVVRIALSLIIGLPLAVFFLMGQPLTFNYPELRGFNFAGGIQVFPEFVALLIGLATYTAAFIAEIVRAGILSVSRGQTEAAYALGLHSSPTLRLVVVPQAMRVIIPPLTNQYLNLVKNSSLAVAIGYPDLVQVFMGTVLNQTGQAVEVIAITMAVYLAISVVTSLLMNIYNRRMAIVER; from the coding sequence GTGTCCAGCGCTGACGTTTCCGGACCCAAACGCGGGTCCCTGATCAACGATCCGAAGATCAGGGGCTTCATTTACCAGTTCGTGCTGGTCGCTGTCCTGGCATTCCTCGTCTATGGCGCGGCCAGTAACGCCATTGAGAATCTGCGCGCCGCACGCATTGCCTCCGGCTTTGGCTTCCTCAGTCAGCCGGCTGGGTTCGACGTCAACCAGAAGCTCATTCCATTTTCGTCGTCAGGGTCTACCTATGCCGACGCATTCTTCGTCGGACTGTTGAACACCCTGCTCGTCGCCGCAATCGCCGTCGTCCTCGCCACCATCCTCGGCTTCGCGATCGGCGTGGCGCGGCTATCGCAGAACTGGATCGTCGCGAAACTCGCCGCAGTCTATGTCGAATGCGTCCGCAACGTCCCGCTGCTGCTGCAGCTGTTCATCTGGTACAACGCGGTGCTGAAGCCGCTGCCGGGTCCGCGGCAGTCTCTCGAACTCGGCGCAGGAACCTATCTCAACAGCCGCGGGCTCTTCATTCCTCAGCCGTTGTTCGGGGAACGTTTCGCCTGGGTCTGGATCAGCCTCGCGGTTGCGATCACGGGCGCTTACCTGTTTCACCGCTGGGCCCACCGCCAGCAACTGGCGACCGGCCGGCAGTATCCAGTCGTTCGCATCGCCCTCAGCCTCATCATCGGATTGCCTCTGGCGGTCTTTTTCCTGATGGGGCAGCCGCTGACCTTCAATTACCCTGAGCTGCGCGGGTTCAATTTCGCCGGCGGAATCCAGGTCTTTCCTGAATTCGTGGCGCTTTTGATCGGCCTGGCGACTTACACGGCCGCGTTCATTGCCGAAATCGTCAGGGCCGGAATTCTCTCGGTCTCTCGCGGACAGACCGAGGCCGCCTACGCGCTTGGCCTTCATTCCAGCCCGACTCTCCGGCTGGTGGTGGTGCCGCAGGCGATGCGGGTGATCATCCCGCCGCTGACCAACCAGTACCTCAATCTCGTCAAGAATTCCTCGCTGGCGGTCGCGATTGGTTATCCCGATCTCGTCCAGGTCTTCATGGGCACAGTGCTCAACCAGACGGGGCAGGCGGTCGAGGTGATCGCGATCACGATGGCTGTCTATCTCGCCATCAGCGTCGTCACGTCGCTGCTGATGAACATCTATAACCGCCGCATGGCGATCGTCGAACGGTGA
- a CDS encoding amino acid ABC transporter substrate-binding protein has translation MSSAAAATLDQVKQRGVLQCGSNTGLAGFGVPNDKGEWTGFDVDMCRAIAAAIFDDPTKVKFVPLSAKDRFTALQSGEVDVLIRNTTWTMSRDTSLGLNFTSTNYYDGQGFMVRKGLGVKSALELNGASVCVQQGTTTELNLADFFRSHNIKYEVVAFASSSEAVKAYDSGRCDAFTTDASALYAERLRLVAPDDSIVLPEIISKEPFAAAVRHGDDQWYDLVHWTFFAMVNAEDLGVSQANVTEQLQSQNPEVKRLLGTEGNYGEGIGLTKDWAVRIVKHVGNYGDVFERNLGEKTPLKIKRGLNALWTKGGLMYAPPVR, from the coding sequence ATGTCCTCGGCTGCAGCCGCGACGCTGGACCAGGTCAAGCAACGCGGTGTGCTGCAATGTGGCTCGAACACCGGCCTCGCCGGTTTCGGCGTCCCGAATGACAAGGGCGAATGGACCGGCTTCGATGTCGACATGTGCCGCGCGATCGCCGCTGCGATCTTCGATGATCCGACCAAGGTGAAATTCGTACCCTTGTCGGCCAAGGATCGCTTCACCGCGCTCCAGTCTGGTGAAGTGGATGTCCTCATCCGCAACACCACTTGGACCATGTCGCGCGATACATCGCTCGGCCTGAATTTTACGTCCACCAACTATTATGACGGCCAGGGTTTCATGGTCCGCAAGGGCTTGGGCGTGAAATCCGCGCTCGAACTCAATGGCGCTTCGGTCTGCGTTCAGCAGGGCACGACCACCGAGCTCAACCTCGCGGACTTCTTCCGCTCCCATAACATCAAATATGAGGTCGTGGCTTTCGCCTCCTCGTCGGAAGCCGTGAAGGCCTATGACTCCGGACGTTGCGACGCCTTCACCACTGATGCCTCGGCGCTCTACGCGGAGCGTCTGCGGCTCGTCGCGCCTGACGACAGCATCGTCCTGCCGGAAATCATCTCGAAGGAGCCCTTCGCGGCGGCGGTCCGCCATGGCGACGACCAGTGGTATGATCTCGTGCACTGGACGTTCTTCGCGATGGTCAATGCCGAAGATCTTGGCGTGTCGCAGGCCAATGTCACCGAGCAGCTCCAGTCGCAGAACCCGGAAGTGAAGCGCCTGCTCGGCACGGAGGGCAACTATGGCGAGGGCATCGGGCTGACCAAGGATTGGGCCGTGCGCATCGTCAAGCATGTCGGGAACTACGGCGACGTCTTCGAGCGCAACCTGGGTGAGAAGACCCCACTCAAGATCAAGCGCGGCTTGAATGCGCTGTGGACGAAGGGCGGGTTGATGTATGCGCCGCCAGTGCGCTGA